The genomic DNA ATGTTACTTTGCTCCTTTGTTTAAGATCCTGGTTGCACAATAGCACTTGTTGCTTCAGGAAGAGGCCTCTATTATTCTGAGGTGTATAGTAAACACTCATGGTAAACCAAGTGGTTTCATAATGATAGAATTGACCTaaactgctttctttctttctttctttctttctttactttcactccttaaaaacaacaacaacaacaactggGAAACAACTATGCCCAAGCACCAAGTCCAGAGGTGTGGAAGGAGAAGACAACcaaggttttttgttgttgagtttttTATCTGAAATCCTGCAATGCCAccattggggggtggggggaagggaagcaaagcaCCATTTCTCTTTTTGACTTCATTTATTTTAGTGAAGGGGGCAAGAGAATGTGTGGGTTTCCTAGACCTCATTAGCATTGAACCATAAATGTAGTTCTAAAGTTTCTCAGAAGTCATCTCTTCCAAtctacttatttttataaatgagaaaaatgcatcCTAGAGAAATCCTGGACTTTGACCAAGATTACATCCAGTCAACTGGGTGGTTGGAATTCTAACTTAAATCCTTGGATCCCGCACTGTTTCCTTCCCTCTTTATCACAGTATCCAGATCACACAGACAGGAAAATTGACATTGGCTGAGGTGCCCTGGATAATAAAGGGAATCTTAGAGCTTAGATTAGATATGTCCTTAGGCTTCATTCATTAAAATATCATCAgctcttcattctatttttgtgCTTGGCAGAGTTGTTCTTCAAGTTTTTCTCTTAATACCCTATAAAATATTGAACACATTAGGATGAAGACATAGTTTCATCAATTCTCattcttaaatttatatatacatatatatatatatatatatatatatacatatatatatatatatatatatataattctctaaattttcttGTTCCAAGacatttctgaatgaggaaaacTTCATTCAGGATTTTGTAGGAGCTTTACTCTGATTCTgcaaaattattatatttactaaaatagagggattcttttataatattgttgtcaGAGTGTGATGGGGAGAAGAGTGGAGGAACCAGGACTAACATCAGactcatttatcaattgatatATCAGGCTTTAGGAATGAGGAGTTTTATATTCTAGGAGTATCATGCAACCAATCATATTGCTGAATCAGTGTGATAATGAGCCAATTTATAAGAGAGCTAGGCTACTTATAAGATAATGACATGCAGCATTACAGATCTGGAATCTTTTGAGGAGAGAACAGTTCACCTTCAACTTTTTTTAGCTTGGACACAGAGACTTGGATATATTACATAAGGGTTTTGTGCCAACTTTTTGCACATTTTGATAAAAGTTAAAGCCTCGATTTCTTGTTAGGCACTTTATAAAGTCATTAAACGTGACAGAATGCATTCAGTCTTTGAAGgtcatgttttctttctatttaacaAACAGAAAATGTTTGGAGTTACTGGCTCAAATGATTATTTTGCAATGTTGCtttcagaattcaaaatttttttcattcataacaaaaacattttaaaatcatctcATAATCCAATTTACCACATGCTACAGAGGACCATTAAAAACTCAATGATGATTTCAGTAGTGGTGGAGTAGcatcatacatatatgtgtgtttatacatgtgtatgtgtatatgcaagTTATATATTCATGTGTGgatatgcatgtacacacatgtatCTATTCTGAAGCAGCAATAGAATAACATTAAGGAATATTTTTTGTGCAGCAATGATCTACATTATTGTACTGGTCTAAAAGAGTGTTCCTTTTGCAAACTATCTAGATGTTTTTTGGAAAAAAACCCTCTAAAATATAGCTACTAGGTTACAATTTCTTCAAAATCTGACAGTTGCTTCATCTGTTCAACCTGCATAGAATATCTTCTGATTAGCTTCTTTTTGCTTCTTAAATCAACTCTCTTTGGTGAATTTGGAGCAACAGGGATCATAGGTTTTAAGCCACTAGTAAGTGGGGAAGAAGGCTTGCTGTTAGACCTGATATCAGGAATGGGTGGATTAGGATTCACATTTAAAGGGGGCAAAAATCCAGGCCTGGTATGAGAAATATGATCAAGTAAAAGAGTTCCAGAACCACGTCTTTCCAACAAATTGGGTGGCCTTCGACGAACTGAGCCTGGGGAAGTGCTAGGCACCCCATCCAGAGATTCCCGAGAACCATTAAATAAAGCCAAGTGAGAGCTATTGAGTTTTTTCCAATCCATTGGTACTTTACCATTATCAAGGGACATGGAATTGGTTGAGTCACCACAGAGCTGTATATCTGAATCATAGTGACCATTTTCTAACCTTCTGAGAGAAGTTGAATCCTTAATGGTGGCTGATGCCGGGTTGGTAATGCTTGAATTATCTTGATCAGAAGGAAGAGTACTCCTTCTGGCTAGGCGCTGATGGATGGGTTGATTTTTCTCATAAGCTGCTTTCCAAGATGCTGGTGCAGAAGTGGATGGGATCTTTAAAACTTGGTCCGTGACAGTGGGGAAGAGAGTAGAGTCTTTGCCTTCAATGCTGTTGTTCCTTGAGAGGGGTGCCCTTTTGGAAAAGGATAAGTCATTGATGCCCATGATGACTTCATCATCTGCACAGACACTCTTGGTCTCCTCCTGATGGGAAGAAGCTGCTAGCACAGATGGTGCAATCAAACCCCAGGGTTCTGACTGCAGCCTCTTCAATTGGGGCAAGCGAGCTCGTTTGAGGTTACCAACTTTACTGGTGGGTGACAAGGCTTCACTGGGAACTTTGATAGCATGGCACCCACTTGAACGCCCTGAATGGAGGCTAAAgaaatcatcttcattttctctgGGTGGAGATCCCAAACCTGCAGTCTTTAATTCAATGTCAGATGGGGACATGCACAAAGCAGGTGATTGTCTGTCTTCAAACTT from Macrotis lagotis isolate mMagLag1 chromosome 4, bilby.v1.9.chrom.fasta, whole genome shotgun sequence includes the following:
- the ANKRD34C gene encoding ankyrin repeat domain-containing protein 34C, producing the protein MDDTTELRTDGNSLLKAVWLGRLRLTRLLLEGGAYINESNDKGETALMVACITKHVDQQSISKSKMVKYLLDNRADPNIQDKSGKTALIHACIRKAGGEVVSLLLENGADPSLEDRSGASALVYAINADDKDTLAHLLKACKAKGKEVIIITTNKSSSGTKTTKQYLNIPPSPKFEDRQSPALCMSPSDIELKTAGLGSPPRENEDDFFSLHSGRSSGCHAIKVPSEALSPTSKVGNLKRARLPQLKRLQSEPWGLIAPSVLAASSHQEETKSVCADDEVIMGINDLSFSKRAPLSRNNSIEGKDSTLFPTVTDQVLKIPSTSAPASWKAAYEKNQPIHQRLARRSTLPSDQDNSSITNPASATIKDSTSLRRLENGHYDSDIQLCGDSTNSMSLDNGKVPMDWKKLNSSHLALFNGSRESLDGVPSTSPGSVRRRPPNLLERRGSGTLLLDHISHTRPGFLPPLNVNPNPPIPDIRSNSKPSSPLTSGLKPMIPVAPNSPKRVDLRSKKKLIRRYSMQVEQMKQLSDFEEIVT